From Patescibacteria group bacterium, a single genomic window includes:
- a CDS encoding MBL fold metallo-hydrolase, which yields MHISWFGQTCVKLQTKNSDTDVTILIDAYRPKHGEFPRSFSPDVALYSNGDKDAATLSQNPFVVDSLGEFEVKGAMIYAMPGTSGNIIYKVNAENLTLVHLGRINKPLENGDLEKILSPDILVIPVGGAPGYLDPKAAAALATELEPRIIIPIGYKCDTDPDAKPISSFITEMGLKPEATEKKVIIKKKDLPQDETKLIVLEKE from the coding sequence ATGCACATCAGTTGGTTTGGCCAAACATGCGTAAAACTGCAGACAAAAAACTCCGACACCGACGTAACCATTTTAATTGACGCCTACAGACCCAAACACGGCGAATTCCCGCGAAGTTTTTCTCCGGATGTGGCCCTATATTCCAATGGCGACAAAGACGCGGCCACCCTTTCTCAAAACCCGTTTGTGGTTGATTCACTGGGTGAATTTGAGGTAAAAGGCGCAATGATCTACGCAATGCCGGGCACTTCCGGCAACATCATCTATAAAGTAAACGCCGAAAATTTAACATTGGTGCATTTAGGGCGTATAAATAAACCCTTAGAAAACGGCGACTTGGAAAAAATTCTTAGTCCGGATATTTTGGTAATTCCGGTGGGCGGGGCGCCCGGATACCTTGATCCGAAAGCCGCCGCCGCACTGGCCACCGAGCTTGAGCCGCGCATTATTATTCCCATCGGCTATAAATGCGACACCGATCCGGACGCCAAACCGATTTCGTCGTTTATCACCGAGATGGGACTAAAGCCGGAAGCAACCGAGAAAAAGGTAATCATAAAAAAGAAAGACCTGCCGCAGGACGAAACAAAATTAATCGTACTGGAAAAAGAATAA
- the gyrA gene encoding DNA gyrase subunit A — translation MPEKQDKINFPKDSVGIITPAPIVEEMQKSYLEYAMSVIVQRALPDVRDGLKPVHRRILYAMWNMGLRHNAKFRKSAHVVGEVMAKFHPHGDSSIYDSMVRMAQDFAMRHQLVHGQGNFGSMDGDSAAAYRYTEAKLTALAEEMLFDIEKDTVNFMPNYDGSHQEPMVLPTKVPNLLLNGTVGIAVGMATTIPPHNLGELCDGIVKLIEKPDTNIEELTEIIKGPDFPTGGIIYNKKDILNAYSTGRGGIVVRAKADIHETKSGQFQIIVTEIPYNINKSTLLEKIAELVTEKKLEGIRDLRDESNKDGVRMVIDLKKDSYPKKVLNKLFQITELQTTFNFNMLALVDGIQPRVLNLKTILEEFIKHRQEVVKRRTAFDLAKTKDRAHILEGLKIALDKIDLVIKTIRASKDKEAAKVNLMSKFKFTDRQATAILEMKLQQLANLERQKIEDELKEKKTLIKELETILASKAKMLKIIEKETLEIKEKYDNARRTQIVAHGVKEFTTEDLVPNEPTIIMITTDGYIKRLPPDTFKQQSRGGKGVIGVTTKEEDSVEQLQATNTHDNILFFTSRGRVFQLMAYDIPQGSRTAKGQALVNFLQLAPNEKVTALLATSDLTKIKHLVMVTRHGLIKKTALEDFSNVRRSGLIAIKLKNNDTLEWVKPSDGTNEILIATQKGQAIRFKEKDVREMGRAASGVRGMRLHQSDEVICMDVIEPKNTSLELLTVGENGIGKRTPILEYRIQGRGGSGVKTANITDKTGLLIHAKVVDKVDAAEHDLIIMSAKGQVIRLPFKSVSVSGRATQGVRLMRFKEPGDKVASVTLL, via the coding sequence ATGCCAGAAAAACAAGACAAAATAAATTTTCCCAAAGACAGCGTGGGGATAATCACGCCGGCGCCGATTGTTGAAGAAATGCAAAAATCATATTTGGAATACGCGATGAGCGTTATTGTTCAACGCGCCCTCCCCGATGTTCGCGACGGCTTAAAGCCGGTGCACAGACGCATCCTCTACGCAATGTGGAACATGGGTTTACGGCACAATGCCAAATTCCGCAAATCAGCGCATGTGGTCGGCGAGGTTATGGCCAAGTTTCATCCGCACGGCGACTCTTCCATATATGATTCCATGGTGCGCATGGCCCAGGATTTTGCCATGAGGCATCAATTAGTACACGGTCAGGGCAACTTCGGCTCAATGGACGGGGACTCGGCCGCGGCTTACCGGTATACAGAAGCCAAATTAACCGCCTTGGCCGAAGAAATGCTGTTTGATATTGAAAAAGACACAGTAAACTTCATGCCGAACTATGATGGTTCTCATCAAGAACCCATGGTTCTGCCCACTAAAGTACCCAATCTGCTTTTAAACGGCACGGTGGGTATTGCCGTCGGCATGGCCACAACCATCCCGCCGCATAATTTAGGCGAACTCTGCGATGGTATTGTTAAACTCATTGAAAAACCGGACACCAACATTGAAGAACTGACGGAAATTATCAAAGGTCCGGACTTCCCCACCGGCGGCATTATCTATAATAAAAAAGACATTCTTAATGCCTATTCAACCGGCCGGGGCGGCATTGTTGTACGCGCCAAAGCCGACATCCACGAAACCAAATCAGGCCAATTTCAAATCATTGTCACTGAAATTCCATACAACATAAACAAATCAACGCTATTGGAAAAAATTGCGGAACTGGTGACAGAAAAAAAACTGGAAGGCATTCGCGACTTGCGCGACGAATCCAACAAAGACGGGGTCAGAATGGTTATTGATCTTAAAAAGGATTCTTATCCGAAAAAGGTCTTAAACAAACTGTTCCAGATAACCGAACTCCAGACCACTTTCAACTTCAACATGCTGGCCTTGGTAGACGGCATCCAGCCGCGGGTGTTAAACCTCAAAACCATTCTTGAAGAATTTATAAAACACCGGCAGGAGGTTGTAAAAAGACGCACTGCCTTTGATTTGGCAAAAACCAAAGACCGCGCCCATATTTTGGAGGGATTAAAAATCGCTTTAGACAAAATTGATTTGGTTATAAAAACCATCCGGGCTTCAAAAGACAAAGAAGCGGCCAAGGTCAACCTGATGTCTAAATTTAAATTTACCGATCGTCAGGCCACGGCCATTTTAGAAATGAAACTTCAACAGCTGGCCAATTTGGAAAGACAGAAAATTGAAGACGAATTAAAAGAAAAGAAAACGCTTATAAAAGAACTGGAAACAATTCTGGCCTCCAAAGCCAAGATGTTGAAGATAATTGAAAAAGAAACCTTGGAAATAAAAGAAAAATACGATAATGCCAGACGCACCCAAATTGTTGCCCATGGCGTTAAAGAATTTACCACTGAAGATTTAGTGCCCAATGAACCGACTATAATAATGATCACCACCGACGGTTATATCAAGCGATTGCCTCCGGATACTTTCAAACAGCAATCCCGCGGCGGCAAGGGCGTGATTGGCGTAACCACCAAAGAAGAAGACAGTGTGGAACAACTCCAGGCCACCAACACTCATGACAATATCCTATTTTTCACCAGTCGCGGCCGCGTGTTCCAGCTAATGGCTTATGATATTCCGCAAGGCAGCCGCACGGCCAAAGGACAGGCCCTGGTCAACTTCCTGCAGTTGGCGCCAAATGAAAAAGTGACGGCGCTTCTCGCCACCAGCGACCTGACCAAGATCAAGCATTTGGTCATGGTTACCAGGCATGGTTTGATTAAAAAAACCGCGCTTGAGGACTTTAGCAATGTCCGCAGAAGCGGTCTAATCGCCATCAAATTGAAAAATAACGATACCCTGGAATGGGTCAAACCATCGGATGGCACTAATGAAATTTTAATTGCCACCCAAAAGGGCCAGGCCATCAGATTTAAGGAAAAAGACGTGCGGGAAATGGGCCGGGCCGCCTCCGGCGTACGCGGTATGCGCTTGCATCAAAGCGACGAAGTGATTTGTATGGATGTGATTGAACCGAAAAACACCAGCTTAGAACTTCTAACCGTGGGCGAAAACGGAATTGGCAAACGCACCCCAATCCTGGAGTATCGCATTCAGGGCCGCGGTGGTAGTGGCGTTAAGACCGCCAACATCACCGATAAAACCGGTCTCCTGATTCATGCCAAAGTCGTAGACAAAGTTGATGCCGCCGAACATGATCTGATTATTATGTCCGCTAAAGGCCAGGTTATCAGATTGCCGTTTAAATCGGTCTCCGTCTCGGGTCGCGCCACCCAGGGCGTCCGTCTGATGCGCTTCAAAGAACCGGGAGATAAGGTGGCAAGCGTGACCTTGCTTTAA